A region of the bacterium genome:
AATCAAAACGTGTTGTCTTTCACTTTCTCCCAAAACATGGCTCATGGCTCAACCAGATTGAAATTTGGCTAAGTATCCTCTCAAGGAAATTGCTCCGTCGAGGAATCTTTGAATCCTTACACGATCTTGAAGTAAAAATACTCGAATATATCATGCATTGGAACAATTTTTGGGCTCATCCATTTGCATGGACGTATAATGGCAAACCCCTTAAACTGTGAAAGAACTTAGCTAACACGGTACTACTCAGTCAGGTGTTTATGGGGTGAGTTTAAATTATTTGAGTATAGATGACATAAAAGGTAGAGATAAAAATGGGAATCCAACAGGGGATTTTGGGGCAAAGGATTTAGCCTTTCAATTA
Encoded here:
- a CDS encoding transposase; its protein translation is SKRVVFHFLPKHGSWLNQIEIWLSILSRKLLRRGIFESLHDLEVKILEYIMHWNNFWAHPFAWTYNGKPLKL